CAATTGCATCTGAAGCAGTTTTGCCAATAGGAATGATCCTTTCCTTGCTGCCTTTCCCCATGCAGCGGACAAATCCCATAGTCAGGTGGACGTCTGATAATTTCAGTCCTATCAGCTCGCTCACACGGATTCCGGTAGCATACATCATTTCCAGCATCGCCTTGTCCCGATAGCCAAAATGGTCAGTCAGTTTCGGGCTGTCGAGAAGTGTCTCTACCTCTTCCATACTCAATACCTTGGGCAAAGACCGTTCATGCTGAGGACTCTCGATGTGAACCGTGGGATCATGGTCGACCGCCTTTTCCCTCAGCAAGAAATGATGGAAAGCCCTGATTGAGGCAATATGTCTTGCCAGTGTCTTTGACGATTTTCCTGTGTCTTTCAAATGACCCAGGAAATGAACAATTTGAGGACGTTGTACACCGTTTAAGTCCCCAAGCTGTTCAACATTTTTAAGATATGTGATATAACTGTTCAAGTCACGTTTATAGGACACGATCGTGTTCTTCGAAAGCCCTTTTTCAACAACTAAAAAGTGGATAAAGTCGTCAAGCCTGTCTTCCATTCTTATTACTCCCCATTCAGATAAAACA
This portion of the Mesobacillus sp. S13 genome encodes:
- the xerD gene encoding site-specific tyrosine recombinase XerD — translated: MEDRLDDFIHFLVVEKGLSKNTIVSYKRDLNSYITYLKNVEQLGDLNGVQRPQIVHFLGHLKDTGKSSKTLARHIASIRAFHHFLLREKAVDHDPTVHIESPQHERSLPKVLSMEEVETLLDSPKLTDHFGYRDKAMLEMMYATGIRVSELIGLKLSDVHLTMGFVRCMGKGSKERIIPIGKTASDAIEQYLEKGRPKLISKKHKDDSLFLNHHGKGLSRQGFWKILKRLATEAGIEKELTPHTMRHSFATHLLENGADLRAVQEMLGHADISTTQIYTHVTKTRLKDVYTKFHPRA